Proteins encoded within one genomic window of uncultured Sphingopyxis sp.:
- the gltX gene encoding glutamate--tRNA ligase has protein sequence MTVVTRFAPSPTGSLHVGNVRTALHNWLWARKHGGRFLLRIDDTDLERSKEEYVEGIRADLAWLGLDVDGEERQSARFALYEGEFEKLKAAGRVYACYETPEELEIRRKVLLSRGLPPVYERKPEGAPVPEGVAPHWRFRLDHDAAIEWTDMVRGPQHFEPKTMSDPVVRRADGSWLYLLPSVIDDIAMGISHVVRGEDHVSNTAAQIQMFDALGARPPQFAHEALLVGTEGKLSKRLGSLGMERLREEGIEPIALVALLARLGTSDPVEPVTDAVPLIESIDFARFGRAPARFDEAELALLNQKILHHTPHAAVADRLPAAIGEARWNAIRPNLATVAEAAEWVAVFDGPFAPPPVEDADRAVLAAAAAAAPGIDWAGDPWHALTGAAKEATGAKGRALFLPLRRALTARDHGPDMAELLPLIDKGEAVARLAAAGGS, from the coding sequence ATGACCGTTGTTACCCGCTTCGCTCCTTCGCCGACCGGCAGCCTTCATGTCGGCAATGTCCGCACCGCGCTCCATAACTGGCTGTGGGCGCGCAAGCATGGTGGGCGCTTCCTGCTGCGCATCGATGATACCGACCTCGAGCGGTCGAAGGAGGAATATGTCGAGGGCATTCGCGCCGACCTCGCGTGGCTCGGGCTCGACGTCGACGGCGAGGAGCGGCAGTCGGCGCGCTTTGCGCTTTACGAGGGTGAGTTCGAGAAATTGAAGGCGGCGGGGCGCGTCTATGCCTGTTACGAGACGCCCGAGGAACTCGAGATTCGCCGCAAGGTGCTGCTCTCGCGCGGGCTGCCCCCGGTTTACGAGCGCAAGCCCGAGGGGGCGCCGGTGCCCGAGGGCGTGGCGCCGCACTGGCGTTTCCGGCTCGACCATGACGCCGCGATCGAATGGACCGACATGGTCCGCGGTCCGCAGCATTTCGAGCCGAAGACGATGTCCGACCCCGTCGTACGGCGCGCCGACGGCAGCTGGCTCTATCTGCTGCCGAGCGTGATCGACGACATCGCGATGGGCATTTCCCACGTCGTGCGCGGCGAGGATCATGTGTCGAACACCGCGGCGCAGATCCAGATGTTCGATGCGCTCGGGGCGCGGCCGCCTCAGTTCGCGCACGAAGCCTTGCTCGTCGGGACCGAGGGCAAATTGTCGAAGCGGCTGGGCTCGCTCGGCATGGAGCGCCTGCGCGAGGAAGGGATCGAACCGATCGCGCTCGTCGCGCTGCTCGCGCGGCTCGGCACCAGCGATCCGGTCGAGCCGGTGACCGATGCGGTGCCGTTGATCGAAAGCATTGATTTCGCGCGTTTCGGACGCGCCCCCGCGCGCTTCGACGAGGCGGAGCTCGCGCTGCTCAACCAGAAAATCCTGCATCACACGCCCCACGCCGCGGTCGCCGACCGCCTGCCCGCCGCGATCGGCGAAGCGCGCTGGAACGCGATTCGCCCGAACCTGGCGACGGTCGCCGAGGCGGCCGAGTGGGTGGCGGTGTTCGACGGGCCCTTTGCGCCGCCGCCCGTCGAGGACGCCGACCGCGCCGTGCTCGCCGCCGCCGCCGCCGCCGCGCCGGGCATCGACTGGGCGGGCGACCCGTGGCACGCGCTGACCGGCGCGGCGAAGGAGGCGACGGGGGCCAAGGGCCGCGCGCTCTTCCTGCCGCTGCGCCGCGCGCTCACGGCGCGTGATCATGGCCCCGACATGGCGGAACTGCTGCCGCTGATCGACAAGGGCGAGGCGGTCGCGCGGCTGGCGGCGGCCGGGGGCTCATAA